From a region of the uncultured Desulfatiglans sp. genome:
- the livF gene encoding leucine/isoleucine/valine transporter subunit; ATP-binding component of ABC superfamily (Evidence 2a : Function from experimental evidences in other organisms; PubMedId : 14702302, 2195019; Product type t : transporter), protein MLEIKNIETYYNLIYALRGVSLTVEEGTITAILGNNGAGKSTVLKTVMGLIEDQPDKGTIEFQGRRIDGRDTEEIVRLGISLVPEGREVFEELTVRENLLMGGYTRREMSGIRKDFDRIYEHFPVLRSRADQWAGTLSGGEQQMLAIGRALMARPSLLLLDEPSLGLSPILVREIFGIIQAINRGGVTILLVEQNARMALGISHFGLILENGRFVMKGSSRDLMQDQDVREFYMGIRSEASAKGYQRWKRKKRWR, encoded by the coding sequence TTGCTCGAGATCAAGAACATCGAAACCTACTACAATCTGATCTATGCCCTCCGGGGGGTCTCCCTCACGGTCGAGGAGGGGACCATCACGGCGATCCTCGGCAACAACGGTGCAGGCAAGTCTACGGTGCTGAAGACCGTCATGGGGCTGATCGAGGATCAGCCCGACAAGGGCACCATCGAATTTCAGGGGCGTCGCATCGACGGCCGCGACACCGAGGAGATCGTCCGCCTGGGGATTTCGCTGGTGCCGGAGGGGCGCGAGGTCTTCGAGGAGTTGACGGTCCGCGAAAACCTCCTGATGGGCGGGTACACCCGCAGGGAAATGAGCGGCATCCGAAAGGATTTCGATCGGATATACGAGCATTTTCCGGTCTTGCGGAGCCGCGCGGATCAGTGGGCGGGGACGCTTTCGGGCGGCGAGCAGCAGATGCTGGCCATCGGGCGGGCGCTGATGGCCCGGCCTTCCCTGCTGCTCCTGGACGAGCCGTCCCTCGGGCTCTCGCCCATCCTGGTGCGCGAGATCTTCGGGATCATTCAGGCGATCAATCGAGGCGGCGTCACCATCTTATTGGTGGAGCAGAATGCGCGCATGGCCCTCGGGATCTCGCACTTCGGGCTGATCCTCGAAAACGGGCGCTTCGTCATGAAAGGGTCTTCGCGGGATCTGATGCAGGACCAGGACGTGCGCGAGTTTTACATGGGCATTCGCTCCGAGGCATCGGCCAAGGGGTATCAACGCTGGAAACGCAAAAAGCGCTGGAGATGA
- the livG gene encoding leucine/isoleucine/valine transporter subunit; ATP-binding component of ABC superfamily (Evidence 2a : Function from experimental evidences in other organisms; PubMedId : 14702302, 2195019; Product type t : transporter): protein MPFFCVEHLSIAFGGLQALEEVGFEIPKGSIFAVIGPNGAGKTTLFNCINGIYRPDAGRIRFKDTEIQGRKPDRIARLGIARTFQNIELFSRMTTMENLMLGRHIFMKTGLFRGAWMWGRRSFAGREEVRHRRAVEEIIDLLDLQAVRNKFVGALPYGTQKQVELGRALALEPELLLLDEPCAGMNSEEKQDMIFWIKDIQDELGVTILLIEHDMKMVMDISERILVINFGRPVVEGTPDEVTNHPEVLKAYLGEGEPEIGGGMAGAGTGVPSS, encoded by the coding sequence ATGCCCTTTTTCTGCGTAGAACACCTCTCCATTGCCTTCGGGGGTCTGCAGGCCCTGGAGGAGGTGGGCTTCGAGATCCCGAAGGGGTCCATTTTCGCCGTCATCGGCCCGAACGGCGCGGGGAAAACGACCCTTTTCAACTGCATCAACGGCATTTACCGCCCCGATGCGGGACGGATCCGCTTCAAGGACACCGAGATACAGGGCAGGAAGCCGGATCGCATCGCGCGGCTCGGCATCGCCAGGACCTTTCAGAACATCGAGCTTTTCTCGCGCATGACCACGATGGAAAACCTCATGCTGGGCCGGCACATCTTCATGAAAACCGGCCTGTTCAGGGGGGCCTGGATGTGGGGGCGCCGGTCGTTCGCAGGCCGCGAGGAGGTCCGGCACCGCCGCGCGGTGGAGGAGATCATCGATCTGCTGGATCTTCAGGCCGTGCGCAACAAGTTCGTGGGGGCCCTCCCTTATGGGACGCAGAAGCAGGTGGAACTTGGACGGGCGCTCGCCCTCGAGCCCGAGCTGCTTCTGCTCGACGAGCCCTGTGCGGGGATGAACTCCGAGGAAAAGCAGGACATGATCTTCTGGATCAAGGATATCCAGGACGAACTCGGGGTGACGATCCTGTTGATCGAACACGATATGAAGATGGTGATGGACATCTCCGAGCGCATCCTTGTGATCAATTTCGGACGTCCGGTCGTCGAGGGCACCCCGGATGAGGTCACCAACCACCCCGAGGTCTTGAAGGCGTACCTCGGGGAGGGCGAGCCGGAGATCGGAGGCGGGATGGCGGGTGCCGGAACGGGCGTGCCATCCTCCTGA
- a CDS encoding conserved exported hypothetical protein (Evidence 4 : Unknown function but conserved in other organisms) codes for MLKKVLGMGCLTACLVLLLGFSAAAEEGVTDTEIHIGQWGPQTGPAAPWGAVARGTGVLFDMINAEGGIHGRKIVYHMFDDGYNPAKTKAGVKELQESVGIFAWACGVGTACGLSVKDYLMERKIPWVGPAAGSLHWISPPERELFAVYPLYYIEAKALCNYAVDILGKKRVAIAYQNDDYGKNGLEGAKKELAKFGLDLVAAVPVEKGDTDMKPHVMALRKAEADTVLLWVTPVHAVKILGTGTAMQFKPQWMSTSTCSDFPLMYTISKGLWKDVIVANFAELPGSGDPLMLKYREAFSKFAAKDERWGVFFYAGIGFVEPMVEGIKRCGRDLTRERFVKEMEGIQNFKGIFGQISYKPYDRNDPMSRQGQKEVFLSQCLENAESKQLTNWFAPSMD; via the coding sequence ATGCTGAAGAAAGTCTTGGGGATGGGGTGTCTGACGGCGTGTCTGGTCCTGCTACTGGGTTTTTCGGCCGCTGCCGAAGAGGGCGTCACGGATACGGAGATCCACATCGGGCAATGGGGCCCTCAGACCGGACCGGCTGCGCCCTGGGGCGCGGTGGCCCGGGGGACGGGTGTCCTGTTCGACATGATCAATGCCGAAGGGGGCATCCACGGCCGGAAGATCGTCTATCACATGTTCGATGACGGCTACAATCCGGCCAAGACCAAGGCGGGCGTGAAGGAACTGCAGGAAAGCGTCGGGATCTTCGCCTGGGCCTGCGGTGTGGGGACGGCCTGCGGGCTTTCGGTCAAGGACTACCTGATGGAGAGGAAGATCCCCTGGGTGGGCCCGGCGGCCGGTTCGCTCCACTGGATCAGCCCGCCCGAAAGGGAGCTCTTCGCCGTCTATCCGCTCTATTACATCGAGGCCAAGGCCCTGTGCAACTACGCGGTCGACATCCTTGGCAAGAAGCGCGTTGCCATCGCCTATCAGAATGACGATTACGGCAAGAACGGGCTCGAGGGCGCCAAGAAGGAACTGGCCAAGTTCGGTCTGGATCTGGTCGCGGCCGTGCCGGTCGAAAAGGGCGATACGGACATGAAGCCCCATGTCATGGCGCTCAGGAAGGCCGAGGCCGACACGGTGCTCCTGTGGGTGACGCCCGTCCACGCGGTGAAGATCCTCGGCACGGGGACGGCCATGCAGTTCAAGCCGCAGTGGATGAGCACGAGCACCTGTTCCGACTTTCCGCTCATGTACACCATCAGCAAGGGGCTCTGGAAGGACGTGATCGTTGCGAACTTCGCGGAGCTGCCGGGGTCTGGCGATCCTTTGATGCTCAAGTACCGCGAGGCCTTCTCCAAGTTCGCCGCCAAGGACGAGCGCTGGGGGGTGTTTTTCTATGCCGGGATCGGTTTTGTCGAACCGATGGTCGAGGGGATCAAACGCTGCGGCCGTGATCTGACCCGGGAGCGGTTCGTGAAAGAGATGGAGGGGATTCAGAACTTCAAGGGGATTTTCGGTCAGATCAGCTACAAGCCCTATGACCGCAACGATCCGATGAGCCGCCAGGGGCAGAAGGAAGTGTTCCTGAGCCAGTGCCTCGAAAATGCTGAATCGAAGCAGTTGACCAACTGGTTTGCGCCTTCGATGGATTAG
- a CDS encoding Amino acid or sugar ABC transport system, permease protein — translation MLDFLQMLASGVAVGSSYALMGLAMVIIYKTSEVVNFAQGEMALLSVFMTYMGLEFYGVPFYAAFPAALLFALFLGFFLEFAVLRRAKEPNTLGMIIITIGLEMILMGLVSWKFGADPKTMPFPISPYESLMIGDVFISALEGLTFVVALTVMVVLFLFLRYSRLGVAMKATQQNPVAARLMGIRTNRILMITWGISSVVGGLAGILIAPTTMQPYMMWDPMLKGFAAAVLGGMTSLPGAVFGAYLIGVIENLFGGYVSIEFKSSVAFFIIVLVLCFKPSGLFARHYVKKV, via the coding sequence ATGCTCGACTTTCTGCAGATGCTCGCGAGCGGTGTGGCCGTGGGGAGTTCCTACGCCCTGATGGGTCTCGCCATGGTCATCATCTACAAGACGAGCGAGGTGGTCAATTTCGCCCAGGGGGAGATGGCCCTCCTCTCCGTCTTCATGACCTACATGGGGCTCGAATTTTACGGCGTCCCGTTCTACGCGGCTTTTCCTGCAGCGCTCCTCTTCGCCCTTTTCCTCGGGTTCTTTCTCGAATTCGCGGTTCTGCGCCGCGCCAAGGAGCCGAACACCCTCGGGATGATCATCATCACCATCGGCCTCGAGATGATCCTCATGGGGCTGGTTTCCTGGAAGTTCGGGGCGGACCCGAAGACCATGCCCTTTCCGATCTCGCCTTACGAGAGCCTGATGATCGGCGATGTCTTCATCAGTGCGCTCGAAGGGTTGACGTTCGTAGTGGCCCTGACGGTCATGGTGGTGCTCTTTCTTTTTCTGAGATATTCCAGGCTGGGCGTGGCCATGAAGGCCACCCAGCAGAACCCCGTCGCCGCGCGCCTGATGGGCATCCGCACCAACCGGATCCTCATGATCACCTGGGGGATCTCGTCGGTGGTGGGCGGTCTCGCAGGGATTCTGATCGCGCCGACCACCATGCAGCCCTACATGATGTGGGACCCCATGCTCAAGGGCTTCGCCGCGGCCGTCCTCGGCGGAATGACCTCGCTGCCGGGGGCCGTGTTCGGCGCTTACCTGATCGGTGTCATCGAGAACCTCTTCGGCGGATACGTCTCGATCGAGTTCAAGTCCTCGGTCGCTTTTTTCATCATCGTCCTGGTCCTCTGTTTCAAACCGAGCGGTCTGTTCGCCCGGCATTATGTGAAGAAGGTGTGA
- a CDS encoding transposase codes for MEDVLEVYRLAYDPDYPVVCMDESCKQLIGEVRDPIPCKPGQPIRMDDEYVRNGVAQIFMAVEPLAGKRHVAVTEQRTRKDWALQIKQMLDDRYPEVIKVRLVMDNLNTHNIASLYETFEPPEARRLAERLEIHYTPKHGSWLNMAEIELSVLKGQCLDRRIADIATMRAEVATWETDRNNSAKKIAWHFKTSDARIKLKRLYPQF; via the coding sequence ATGGAGGATGTTCTGGAAGTTTACCGCTTGGCGTATGATCCCGATTACCCGGTGGTGTGCATGGATGAATCCTGCAAACAGTTGATTGGCGAAGTGCGCGACCCGATTCCATGCAAGCCAGGACAACCCATACGGATGGATGACGAATACGTTAGAAATGGGGTGGCTCAGATCTTCATGGCGGTGGAGCCGCTCGCCGGCAAGCGGCATGTGGCTGTCACGGAACAACGCACCAGAAAAGACTGGGCATTGCAGATCAAGCAGATGCTCGATGACCGCTATCCCGAAGTGATCAAAGTTCGGCTGGTTATGGACAATCTGAACACTCACAATATTGCCTCACTCTATGAGACGTTCGAGCCCCCGGAGGCCAGGCGACTCGCCGAAAGGCTTGAGATTCATTACACGCCGAAACATGGCAGTTGGCTCAACATGGCGGAGATCGAACTCAGTGTCCTGAAAGGGCAGTGCCTCGACCGCAGGATCGCCGATATTGCTACCATGCGGGCTGAAGTGGCCACATGGGAAACAGACCGAAACAACAGCGCAAAAAAGATTGCCTGGCACTTCAAAACATCCGATGCCAGGATCAAGTTGAAACGCTTATATCCGCAATTCTAA